A single Chloroflexota bacterium DNA region contains:
- a CDS encoding ABC transporter permease, which translates to MAEPSETSVLSSLETTAPVRRRPAFLRSPLTVAGLALMLFFALSGLLAPVLAPADPLEQDLSFRLKPPSSTHWLGTDQLGRDVLSRILFGTRISLTIGLVVVGSAGTFGTLVGLVAGYQRGLVDEALMRVTDVFLAFPALILAMAIAGALGPSLNNAMIAIAVVTWPVYARLARGQVLSLREREFVEATRALGASPGRIIWRHLLPNSLAPILVQASFDMGGAILSAAGLSFIGFGAQPPTPEWGVMISEGRKFISTQPWLSLFPGLSILLTVTAFNFIGDGLRDTLDPRLRGNG; encoded by the coding sequence ATGGCTGAACCTTCAGAGACAAGCGTATTGTCCTCGCTTGAAACGACCGCCCCGGTTCGGCGGCGGCCAGCATTCCTGCGCAGTCCGTTGACTGTGGCCGGTCTGGCGCTAATGCTCTTCTTTGCCCTGAGCGGATTGCTGGCCCCGGTGTTAGCGCCCGCCGACCCGCTCGAACAAGACCTGTCATTTCGCCTCAAGCCGCCATCCTCGACCCATTGGCTCGGCACCGATCAATTGGGCCGGGACGTGTTGAGTCGCATTCTTTTCGGAACACGCATTTCGCTGACGATTGGTTTGGTGGTGGTCGGCTCTGCCGGGACGTTTGGAACGTTGGTGGGGTTGGTGGCTGGCTACCAACGCGGGCTGGTGGACGAGGCCTTGATGCGAGTGACCGATGTCTTCCTGGCATTCCCCGCGCTCATCCTGGCAATGGCAATTGCCGGGGCGCTCGGCCCCAGCCTGAACAACGCCATGATTGCGATTGCGGTGGTGACCTGGCCGGTGTATGCCCGGCTGGCGCGTGGCCAGGTGCTGTCCTTGCGAGAGCGCGAATTTGTGGAGGCCACCCGCGCGCTCGGCGCTTCGCCGGGGCGTATCATCTGGCGTCATCTCCTGCCAAACAGCCTGGCGCCGATCCTGGTGCAAGCCAGCTTCGACATGGGCGGGGCCATCCTCTCGGCGGCGGGCCTGAGTTTCATTGGCTTTGGGGCGCAGCCGCCCACGCCGGAGTGGGGGGTCATGATCAGCGAGGGCCGGAAGTTTATCAGCACCCAGCCCTGGCTCTCCCTCTTCCCCGGCCTGTCTATTCTCCTGACAGTCACCGCCTTCAATTTTATCGGCGATGGCTTGCGCGACACGCTCGATCCGCGGTTGAGGGGGAACGGGTAG
- a CDS encoding ABC transporter permease, giving the protein MRLLTYFIRRLVGIVFVMVGVSIITFAISHVVPADPVAAALGDHATDDQIAAFRAEYGLDKPLAEQYVIYMTGLLHGDLGRSIRTRRPVADDLRDFLPATFELSFAALIVSLFIGLPAGMISAVARNRLPDHFVRVFSLVGGSLPIFWLGLMLISLFYSRLDWLPSGARLDQFLDPPHSITGLYVVDSLLTGNVAALQSSLHHLLLPAFTLGYFSTAVIARMMRSSMLEVMRQDYMLVARAKGLRQRAVILRHGLRNALIPTLTIIGVTFGSLLSGAVLTETIFSWPGLGRYATASAISLDFPAVMGVTLLAAVIYPLANLLVDLGYHWLDPRIQHG; this is encoded by the coding sequence ATGCGCCTGCTTACTTATTTTATCCGCCGGTTGGTTGGCATCGTGTTCGTGATGGTCGGCGTGTCCATCATCACCTTCGCCATCTCCCACGTCGTGCCCGCCGACCCGGTCGCGGCGGCCCTGGGCGACCACGCCACCGACGACCAAATCGCCGCCTTCCGGGCCGAGTACGGACTCGACAAGCCGCTGGCCGAGCAATATGTGATTTACATGACCGGCCTGCTCCACGGCGATCTGGGCCGGAGCATCCGCACCCGGCGGCCGGTGGCCGACGACCTGCGCGATTTTTTGCCGGCGACGTTTGAACTGTCGTTTGCCGCATTGATCGTGTCGTTGTTCATCGGCCTCCCGGCTGGCATGATCTCGGCCGTCGCCCGCAACCGCCTGCCCGATCACTTCGTGCGCGTGTTCTCGCTCGTCGGCGGCTCCCTGCCGATCTTCTGGCTGGGGTTGATGCTCATCAGCCTCTTCTACAGCCGGCTCGACTGGCTGCCCAGCGGGGCCCGCCTCGATCAATTCCTCGACCCGCCGCATTCGATCACCGGGCTGTACGTCGTGGACAGTCTGCTCACCGGCAACGTGGCTGCCCTCCAAAGCAGTCTGCATCACTTGCTCCTGCCGGCCTTCACCCTCGGCTATTTTTCGACGGCGGTCATCGCCCGCATGATGCGGTCGAGCATGTTGGAAGTCATGCGTCAGGATTACATGCTGGTCGCCCGGGCCAAAGGGTTGCGCCAGCGGGCCGTCATCCTGCGGCACGGGTTGCGCAATGCGCTGATCCCCACCCTGACCATTATCGGCGTGACGTTCGGCAGTCTTCTCTCCGGCGCGGTACTGACGGAGACCATCTTCAGTTGGCCGGGGTTAGGCCGTTACGCGACGGCCTCAGCCATCAGCCTCGACTTCCCGGCGGTGATGGGCGTAACACTATTAGCCGCCGTGATCTATCCGCTGGCAAACTTGCTGGTAGACCTGGGCTATCACTGGCTCGACCCGCGCATCCAACATGGCTGA